The Triticum urartu cultivar G1812 chromosome 6, Tu2.1, whole genome shotgun sequence genome includes the window atgttgttttattgcctatttcagtgtttcgaagaaaaggaatatcaaatggagtccaaacggaatgaaaccttcgggagagttatttttggaacgggagcaacccaggagacttggagtagatgtcagggaagcttcgaggaagccacgaggcagggaggcacgcacccaccctcatgggcccctcgtggctcccctgaccgacttctttcgcctatatatgtccatataccctaaaaacatcgaggagcagaatagatcgggagttccgccgccagaagcctccgtagccaccgaaaaccaatctagacccattccggcaccctgccggaggggggaatccctctctggtggccatcttcatcatctcggtgctctccatgacgaggagggagtagttgtccctcggggccgagggtatgtaccagtagctatgtgtttgatctctctctctcgtgttcttgttcttgaggtgatacgatcttgatgtatcgcgagctttgctattatatttggatcttatgatgtttctccccctctactctcttgtgatgaattgagttttccctttgaagttatcttatcggattgagtctttaaggatttgagaacacttgatgtatgtcttgcatgtgcttatctgtggtgacaatgggatatcacatgatccacttgatgtatgttttggtgatcaacttgcgagttccgtgacctcgtgaacttatgcataggggttggcacacgttttcgtcttgactctctggtagaaactttggggcactctttgaagttctttgtgttggttgaatagatgaatctgagattatttgatgcatatcgtataatcatacccacggatacttgaggtcacattggagtatctaggtgacattagggttttggttgatttgtgtcttaaggtgttattctagtacgaactctatgatagatcgaacggaaagaataactgcatgttattttactacggactcttgaatagatcgatcagaaaggataactttgaggtggtttcgtaccctaccataatctctttgcttgttctccgctattagtgactttggagtgactctttgttgcatgttgagggatagttatatgatccaattatgttattattgttgagaggacttgcactagtgaaagtatgtaccctaggccttgtttcctagcattgcaataccatttgtgctcacttttaccacttgctaccttgctatttttatatttttcatattacaaaaaccattatctgctatccatattgcacttgtatcaccatctcttcgccgaactagtgcacctatacaatttaccattgtattgggtgtgtttgggacacaagagactctttgttatttggttgagggttgtttaagagagaccatcttcatcctatgcctcccacggattgataaaccttaggtcatccacttgagggaaatttgctactgtcctacaaatctctgcacttggaggcccaacaacgtctacaagaagaaggttgtgtagtagacatcaagctcttttctggcgacGTTGCCAGGGacgttagcgcttgaaggtatatctttagatcttgcaatcaaatctttttgtttcttgttttatcactagtttagtctataaaagaaaactacaaaaaaacgaaattgaggatacctcatatgcttcatctttttaatgtcttccatgaaaataaggattccgataattgtgccaaattGTTACAatgaagaatgcattagaatgttaggcactaaatctttgtatgatgagcatgattgcaacgttgttagtataaattccttgaatatctatgatgctaatgatatgcaaagccacaagcttggggatgctatgtttgatgaagatgatatttttgtcccccaagttttgatgagaaaatttattatgatgaaagcatgcctcctatttatgatgattatattgatgaaagtggatttggagaggtcatgactttatttagtgatgaatccactatttcggaagaggttccaattgattatgagaacaaagttgctatctatgatgattattgtgatgacatgtatgctataaagaataatgataaccatgaaacttgtcatcatgattttagttttcaattggattatgcctcacatgatagttattttgttgagtttgctcccactactattcatgagaagaaattcgcttatgtggagagtaataaaatttatatgcttggggatcatgaaaagaatgctttatgtgatagttatattgttgaattcattcatgatgctactgaaaattattatgagggaggaacatatgcttgtaggaattgcaataatatcaagtttcctctctatgtgttgaaaatcttgaagatttgcttattttaccttcctatgcaagttgatttttgttcccataaattgtttggtcacaaaatccctatgcataagaagtgggttagacttaaatgtgttagtcatattcttcatgatgctctctttatgttacaattcttatcttttatgtgagtatcattgaaatcatcatgcctagctaggggcgttaaacgatagcgcttgttgggaggcaacccaattttatttttgtcccttgctttttgttcctgtttagtaataaataatttatctagcctctgttatgattgagtttttatgttttaattagtgtttgtgccaagtagaacctttgggaagacttggggaaagtatttgcgatcttgctgtaaaaaacagaaactttagcgctcacgagaattgctgccttTTTTATTTAAGAGTGCTATTTAgctaattatttttgcagatgattaatagataaactcctaacgtccagcaatttattttagaatttttggggttccagaagtagtcgaaacctacatattactacagactgttctgtttttgacagattctgttttctatgtgttgtttgcttattttgatgaatctatgagtagtatcggatggtatgaaccatagatgagtTAGAATAtcgtagatattacaccaatatgaatttagaataagttcacaatagtacctaagtggtgatttattttcttatactaacggagcttacgagttttctgttaagttttgtgttgtgaagtttccaagttttgggtaaagattcgatggaatATGGAATCATGTGGATTGGACACCAACAAAGAAAAACATGTTGGACTATGTCACTGTTGAGACCAGTACTGAAACCGCGTTAATTACTACCAGTGGCGGAGGCAGGAATAGTTCTTAGGTGTGGAGATATCTACGAAGGAGAAAACCATGTACATATAATGTAATTATGTGAGAGCTCACTATATTAGTTATATAAATACTTTGTGTTTAACAAGCAAAATCAAAATTGAAAACCAATGTATTAGTTTTGTCAATAGGGGGATACCTAAAATATATGAGCTTATTTTGGCAGACGACAACAAAATTTGCTTCAAAAATTTGAAGTTCAATTTCAATTCTAAATTAACTTTCTTTCTTTACATTTTTAGAACACTTTCATTCATCATTTGATCTTCTTATTCTATGCCATTTTGTGCTCAGTCGCGCTTGCGTCCTCGCATGGCCCGATTCAATGCCGGCCACTGCCTCTCCCTGCTTGTTGCTTGCTACTGCACACATTCGGCCATGCAGCGAAAGGATTTCCATTTTCCAGAATTTTGAACCCGACGAACGTGTGTTGATTTGTGCGTGGAGTGTAACTCGCAAGACCACTTGCCGATGCATTAGGACCATCATCAAGTCAGCAATCAACTCAGCTGGCTCAACACGTACAATACCTTATCAATTATAATCAAGATGCACACATACTAGTACTCGTATATATACCAGTATATTTATTGGTGGAATTTGAGGTATGGCAGCCGCCAATCCTAGCCAGATTGCTAGCACCACCCTCGGCACGTAGGCGCAAGCGCAACTGCGTTCATGATTTCTATAAAGATGGAGGGGGTTTCTGTAAAAATGCCAGGCCAAGCGGGTGTGGCATGACGTGGCCAGCGTGGCGTCATTTGTCAACTTTTGATTGGTTTTGGACTAAATCTTCACATACATTGCAAGTTTAGGGATGAGGTGATCATCTTTTGCAAGGTTGTGGGCTAAACCATCATATTCATTGCAAGTTTATGGGTCTATAGTCCTCTTGCCTCTTCAGTTTATAATACGTACCAATGAATGTAGGGACTTTGTAAAAGGAAAAGGCTAACGTGGATATGCTGCCACGAGCCACAACCCCCGTACACGACAGTACTACACGTCCTCTTGTATGGCCACACGTGGAGCAATGCACATAAAACGTACGAAACACGCCCCAGCCCTTTCTACAACGAATCTTTGAACCCACGTTCAATGATGCATTGGTGGTAATCCTTTAGCTAGGAAAAGAAAAGAAGATGCACTAGCACTATTGTTAACAGCACCAAATCTATGCCAGCATCATGTTGTTCGTCGACTAGATCTAGATGCACCACACGAGACAAGGTAACTAAAAATGAGACAGTGCCCAAAAATTATTAAGCCCAAACTTCCCTTACATGCGATATTATTGCTGATCCATCGATCTCCATCGCTAGAAGGGTATGAGGGCTAGCAAAAACTGTTGCAAGAGTCAGTAGTACGATCGATGTGCCGCACCAGGAGCAGGAGGCTGGATCGATGGCCGGCTAGCTACAAGCTAGGAAACATCCACGGTTTGTCCCTGTCGTGGCTACACAAAGCAACACCCAAAGAAACGCAGCTAAGCTAAGCGCGGAGGCCGCGCTTTCGGCAGAAAACCTACGGTGAGTCGGTAATCCATCATCATGCCTGTCGAGAAAAGGAGGAGCAAAAGGTTGATTAGATTTAAGAATCGAGCGATCGCCGGCCGTCGGGGCATTTCCGGCAGACGATTCCCTTGCCACCTCGTCGATCAGGGGGTAGTGACAGTGGAGTGTCCCTGACAGCGACCTGACCTGCGGTGACCGGTGACCCGGCGCCCCTACGCAGCGCGCCAGTATATATGCAGCGATAGCACGCCTCGTTTGTTGCACACCACCACCTCGCCTCACTCTCGCTCGCTCTCTCTCCCTGACGGGGAGTCTACAGCTCGATTACGAGTAGTTATTGTTGGAATGGAGCAGTATGGCTGGGGAAGGGAGGAGGGAGGGTGGAGGAAAGGGCCGTGGACGGCGCAGGAAGACAAGCTGCTGCTCGGCTATGTTCGGCAGCAGGGGGATGGGAGGTGGAATTCTGTCGCCAAGCTCACAGGTGCGCAATCATTCGTGTTCGTTAAATTTGGGCTGCATGCGTACGGGTACGTGCGCATGCAAATTCGTCGAGCTTGCATGTCGCTAAGCTCGTTTTGCTGCAGGTCTGAAGAGAAGCGGGAAGAGCTGCAGGCTTCGGTGGGTGAATTACCTGCGACCTGACCTCAAGAGAGGCAAGATCACGCCGCAGGAGGAGACCGTCATACTCGAGCTCCATGCCTTGTGGGGAAACAGGTAAAAAATCTTTAGTTTGCGGATGTGCATGCATGCCATGAGCCCATGATCGATGGGATCGAGCTCACAAAACACACGCACTTAATTTGTGATGATCGATCTTCTGCCAGATGGTCGACGATTGCGCGTAGCCTCCCCGGCCGGACGGACAACGAGATCAAGAACTACTGGCGGACGCACTTCAAGAAGGGCAAGCCGTCGTCCAAGAACATCGAGCGCGCCAGGGCGCGCTTCCTCAAGCAGCGCCGCGAGATCATGCAAGGTCACCACGAGCACCAGCGCGACGTCCAGGACGACGACGGCGCTGCTAGCGCGGACAACAACGGCGACGGCGCGGCTAGCCATCACGCAGATGAAGCAACAACATGGCCAGCACCGCCGCCGGCGCAGGACGACGACGACCTGGCGATGATGCGGGATATGGCGGACATGGACGACTTCCTGCAGTACCATGATCCAATGTCGACATCGGCCTACTTCCTCCTCGACGGCGGCGATGCCGCTGCCAGCGACGCGGGTTCCAGCGGGGAGATCGACGCCTGCGGCGCCACGTGGGGCAGCTTGTGGAACCTCGACGACGTCGTCGTTGTAGATGACGTCGGTGGTGGCGGCGCGTGCGGCTGGGGCAGCTTCGCTTTGCTCCAAGATCACGGACTCGCTTTCTACTAGCCTAGCATATACAATGGCAAAGCCTATGCTGTGGAGGGTACACGTAGCGGCTATGTACGTGTGGTGTTGGTGGATAAGGATGCGTCGCCAACTATAGCCCCCACTTCGACTAGCCTGCCACGTTGGCATGTCTAGCTCCTTTTAGAGCAATTTttagaaaaagaaaataaactactccctccgtctcataatgtaAGATGCTTTTTGATATTACATTAATgtaaaaaacgtcttacattatgtaACAAAGAAAGTATTATACTGGTAGGTTTTTTTCCTTTGAAAAGGCAATGAAAGAAAGGACAGGTGTTCAAAGGTGCACTTAAGCCACCTAGCTCACGTATTCTCTCCGTTACATTTACTCCGCGTCTAACTTCTACTACcttcgtttctaaatataagacgttttgtCAATTTAAATTTAACCGACAAgacgttttatatttaaaaagagATGGTGTATTATGCATATCAAAAGAAATACCTTTTTATCTAAGCTCATGTACTTGTTATGCCGCTATGTATTTGATGTATCATATACTCTGGACAATAATAGTTATTTTCTTTGTCATAATCGACTTTGTTCTATTCTAACAAATCATACTTTACACTGCCTTGTTCGTGCAGTATCTATTTTTGTTATTCGT containing:
- the LOC125516794 gene encoding myb-related protein 340-like: MCRTRSRRLDRWPASYKLGNIHARQYICSDSTPRLLHTTTSPHSRSLSLPDGESTARLRVVIVGMEQYGWGREEGGWRKGPWTAQEDKLLLGYVRQQGDGRWNSVAKLTGLKRSGKSCRLRWVNYLRPDLKRGKITPQEETVILELHALWGNRWSTIARSLPGRTDNEIKNYWRTHFKKGKPSSKNIERARARFLKQRREIMQGHHEHQRDVQDDDGAASADNNGDGAASHHADEATTWPAPPPAQDDDDLAMMRDMADMDDFLQYHDPMSTSAYFLLDGGDAAASDAGSSGEIDACGATWGSLWNLDDVVVVDDVGGGGACGWGSFALLQDHGLAFY